From the Flavimarina sp. Hel_I_48 genome, one window contains:
- a CDS encoding 3-oxoacyl-ACP synthase III family protein codes for MNNPLHSVITGTGTYLPSKKIVNTDFLKHEFYETNGRKLDKDNQDVINKFYEITTIKERRYVQDDQVTSDIAFLAAQKAIADAAIDPEELDYIIVAHNFGDVKHGSNRTDMVPALASRVKFSLKIKNPECISYDLPFGCPGWLQAIIQADYFIKSGDAKKILVIGAETISRVIDPHDRDGMIYADGAGATILEASTEVDKGLLAHKTRSDTYRYSQMLKMAGSYNAQNEKADDLYLKMNGRKLYQYALETVPKSIKACLEKCGKDIRSVKKILIHQANGKMDDAILERLYSLYGINDVPYEVMPMIISWTGNSSVATIPTLLDLILKGELEEHTIEKGDLVVFASVGAGMNINAAVYQF; via the coding sequence ATGAATAACCCCCTGCACAGCGTGATTACCGGAACCGGGACCTATTTGCCATCAAAAAAAATCGTCAATACTGATTTCCTGAAACATGAGTTTTATGAAACTAATGGTAGAAAATTAGATAAGGATAATCAGGATGTGATCAATAAATTTTATGAGATCACAACCATTAAAGAACGCCGGTATGTTCAGGACGATCAGGTAACTTCAGATATCGCGTTTTTAGCTGCCCAAAAGGCCATTGCAGATGCGGCTATAGATCCTGAGGAACTTGACTATATAATTGTCGCCCATAACTTTGGCGATGTAAAGCACGGGAGCAACCGTACAGATATGGTACCTGCTCTTGCCTCCCGGGTAAAATTCAGTCTTAAAATAAAAAATCCAGAATGCATAAGCTATGATCTTCCCTTTGGTTGTCCAGGTTGGTTGCAGGCCATCATACAGGCAGATTATTTTATAAAATCTGGAGATGCCAAGAAAATTCTGGTTATAGGCGCAGAAACGATTTCGCGAGTGATAGACCCGCATGACAGGGATGGTATGATTTACGCGGATGGTGCGGGAGCGACCATTCTTGAAGCGAGTACAGAAGTTGACAAAGGCCTATTAGCCCACAAAACCCGTTCAGATACGTATAGATATTCCCAAATGCTCAAAATGGCGGGCTCTTACAACGCTCAGAATGAGAAGGCAGATGATCTTTATCTCAAAATGAACGGCAGGAAGCTATACCAATATGCACTGGAAACCGTACCAAAATCCATCAAGGCCTGTCTTGAAAAATGTGGGAAAGATATACGTTCGGTCAAGAAAATTCTTATCCATCAGGCCAATGGTAAAATGGACGATGCGATCCTGGAACGGTTGTATAGTTTATACGGTATAAATGATGTTCCCTACGAAGTTATGCCCATGATCATTTCATGGACTGGAAACTCTTCGGTGGCAACGATTCCCACGCTTTTAGATCTGATATTAAAGGGAGAACTTGAGGAGCATACTATTGAAAAGGGCGACCTTGTTGTTTTTGCCTCGGTGGGTGCAGGTATGAACATCAATGCGGCTGTTTATCAATTTTAG
- a CDS encoding cytochrome-c peroxidase, producing the protein MKKNLLFCLIALLLLVTWQSCKNRSAEQETAQLVPNWDYAQDYYLTNIKNTDLYLDSVSRVPIASEQVKHYFKKARIAFKKAEPYASYLNPEVGHRANGPALPVFTEDTERVLEPLGLQKIEESLYEGGVDSLTVNREIQLTRGLINVLRKNIENRKLDPQRFFIATHQQLLRILSFSMANFDTPVSGEGLREASISLLGLLEVYDHSIKALVQKNDKALDSTFTAQIQRATEFIGKNPDFKSFDRFSFIRDYLNPITRSWVAIREVSDIWEPVDNQPFNFDAPTFFENNSFNVNYFTPPANRNPSDEQIALGKRLFFDPQLSSNGAMACATCHIPDKAYADGLVASLDNTGKKLMRNTPTLINSVFQKGFFWDGRSNTLLDQISGVFTNKLEFNGSVHEFSTALTEDSTYVSAFNKVFGPSSKKNSDVIKAISSYIATLNSFDSKFDRNMRGEENTFTASEKRGFNLFMGEALCATCHFMPLTSGTVPPFYKETEKEVIGVPATAANKSLDTDEGFYWRYGNEIHRGMFKTPSIRNAGLTAPYMHNGVYATLEEVIDFYNKGGGGGLGFDLPQQTLPFDNLDLSIADQKALVAFIKTLTATDI; encoded by the coding sequence ATGAAAAAAAACCTTTTATTTTGTCTTATTGCACTGCTATTGCTGGTGACCTGGCAGTCCTGCAAAAACCGATCTGCCGAGCAGGAAACGGCACAGTTAGTCCCTAATTGGGATTACGCGCAGGACTACTACCTGACCAATATTAAAAATACAGATCTTTACCTGGATTCTGTGAGTCGGGTGCCCATAGCAAGTGAGCAGGTAAAACACTATTTTAAAAAGGCCCGTATAGCCTTTAAGAAGGCAGAGCCGTATGCATCCTATCTCAATCCAGAGGTAGGTCATAGGGCAAACGGTCCCGCACTACCTGTTTTTACGGAAGATACAGAGCGGGTACTGGAACCCCTGGGACTTCAAAAAATAGAAGAAAGTCTGTACGAAGGCGGTGTGGACAGTCTTACCGTGAACCGGGAAATACAACTTACGCGCGGACTTATAAATGTATTGAGAAAAAATATCGAAAACCGAAAGCTTGATCCACAGCGTTTTTTTATTGCCACGCACCAGCAATTGCTTCGCATCTTAAGTTTTTCAATGGCAAATTTTGATACTCCTGTAAGCGGGGAAGGGCTGCGGGAGGCGTCTATTTCGCTTTTGGGACTTTTAGAGGTTTATGACCACAGCATAAAAGCGCTTGTTCAAAAAAACGATAAAGCACTGGATTCAACTTTTACGGCGCAAATACAACGGGCAACTGAATTTATTGGTAAGAATCCTGATTTTAAGAGTTTTGACCGGTTTTCCTTTATACGGGACTATCTAAATCCCATAACCAGAAGTTGGGTAGCCATAAGGGAGGTAAGCGATATCTGGGAACCAGTGGACAACCAACCTTTCAATTTTGACGCCCCCACGTTTTTTGAAAATAATTCGTTCAATGTCAATTATTTTACCCCGCCGGCAAACAGAAATCCTTCGGATGAGCAGATCGCCCTGGGAAAGCGCCTGTTTTTTGATCCACAATTATCTTCTAATGGCGCGATGGCCTGCGCAACATGCCATATTCCCGATAAGGCTTATGCTGATGGACTTGTGGCCAGTCTGGATAATACCGGTAAAAAGCTAATGCGTAATACGCCCACGCTGATCAATTCGGTATTTCAAAAAGGCTTTTTTTGGGATGGAAGATCAAATACGCTCCTGGATCAAATATCAGGTGTTTTCACAAATAAATTGGAGTTTAATGGATCTGTACACGAATTTTCAACCGCTCTAACGGAAGATTCCACGTATGTTTCGGCTTTTAACAAGGTATTTGGGCCTTCCAGCAAAAAAAACAGTGATGTGATCAAAGCCATTTCCTCATACATAGCAACGCTGAATTCCTTTGATTCAAAATTTGACCGAAACATGCGGGGGGAAGAAAATACCTTTACCGCTTCAGAAAAAAGAGGGTTCAACCTGTTTATGGGCGAAGCACTGTGCGCAACCTGTCATTTTATGCCATTGACCAGCGGCACGGTACCACCGTTTTACAAAGAAACAGAAAAAGAAGTTATAGGGGTACCGGCCACTGCGGCCAATAAATCCCTTGACACCGATGAAGGATTTTATTGGCGTTATGGTAATGAAATACACCGGGGCATGTTTAAAACGCCCAGTATCAGAAATGCGGGACTTACCGCTCCCTATATGCACAATGGCGTGTACGCTACGCTTGAAGAAGTTATTGATTTTTATAACAAAGGAGGCGGTGGTGGCCTGGGTTTTGATCTGCCGCAGCAGACTCTGCCTTTTGATAATCTAGACTTAAGTATCGCAGATCAGAAAGCACTGGTCGCATTTATAAAAACCCTGACCGCAACAGATATTTGA
- a CDS encoding collagen-like protein — MKKLQQLIFNCFLLCAVGSFYTSCDGEDGIDGINGADGANGADGADGENGTDGEDFTPEPGIFSNKSNMEPLVAMMPQFNYVKAYSLLSSSDTLSNDFKLVGAQDGAGLLKDPDSDGYLYIVNAEDTYAVSRIKLDKEMKPISGEWLLNSSVADFARQCSGTMWEAAIHGGSKDLFLSASESISYDVKGIDPYVTTPTPGADFGLDALGEFSWENAVPLPQGAYAGRTVIVGGDDDSSGSEGQVTLYYSENGDADLENGSIYALKFKQVSGGFTAPDDNGNVEPIILDAEEGTIYNESNLDRAVSYDVEFVEIPNGKNMTKNEMEDACVAAGISAFMRVEDVDYQKGSDANARNVYFAVTGRGPGAGTYNDWGTVYKLELDDDSPLTGKLTQIISGNTDTNNADGNLAVLQSPDNICVTENFVYFQEDPNSFSRNHAAYIYQSDLDGNNSRVVLELVIRQDLSPDASVGYSGEFGALTDVSDKVGVPGTFMLNLQPHYWEDETFKGRDGHINSTYEDNQGGQIVLLQGLPR; from the coding sequence ATGAAAAAACTACAACAATTAATTTTCAACTGTTTTCTTTTATGTGCAGTTGGAAGTTTTTATACCAGCTGCGATGGCGAAGATGGTATTGATGGAATAAATGGCGCAGATGGTGCCAATGGGGCTGACGGCGCAGATGGAGAAAATGGTACAGACGGGGAAGATTTTACCCCTGAGCCGGGTATTTTTTCCAATAAGTCTAATATGGAGCCCCTCGTGGCCATGATGCCACAATTCAATTATGTTAAAGCCTATTCGCTCCTAAGTTCTTCAGATACTTTGAGCAATGATTTTAAACTCGTGGGAGCTCAGGATGGCGCCGGACTTTTAAAAGATCCTGATAGTGATGGCTATCTGTATATCGTAAATGCCGAAGATACTTATGCCGTATCCCGGATTAAACTTGACAAAGAAATGAAGCCAATTTCCGGTGAATGGCTGCTGAATTCAAGCGTGGCAGATTTTGCCCGCCAGTGTTCAGGTACGATGTGGGAAGCTGCCATTCACGGCGGTTCTAAAGACCTGTTCCTTTCTGCTTCAGAAAGTATCAGTTATGATGTAAAAGGGATAGATCCTTATGTTACAACGCCTACTCCGGGTGCAGATTTTGGTCTTGACGCGCTGGGGGAATTCTCCTGGGAAAATGCAGTTCCCCTGCCACAGGGAGCTTATGCTGGTAGAACGGTAATTGTGGGCGGCGATGATGACTCCAGTGGTTCAGAAGGTCAGGTAACACTTTATTATTCAGAAAATGGCGACGCAGACCTGGAGAATGGAAGTATTTACGCGCTAAAATTCAAACAGGTTTCCGGAGGTTTTACGGCACCTGATGACAATGGGAATGTAGAGCCCATCATTCTGGATGCTGAAGAAGGTACGATCTATAATGAGAGCAATCTTGACCGTGCGGTTTCTTACGATGTGGAGTTTGTTGAAATTCCCAATGGAAAAAATATGACCAAAAACGAAATGGAGGATGCTTGCGTTGCTGCCGGTATATCCGCTTTTATGCGTGTAGAAGATGTAGATTATCAAAAGGGGAGCGATGCAAATGCCAGAAACGTTTATTTTGCCGTTACCGGAAGAGGACCAGGTGCAGGTACCTATAATGATTGGGGTACGGTTTACAAACTGGAACTGGACGATGATTCTCCGCTTACAGGTAAATTGACACAAATCATCAGCGGTAACACTGATACGAACAATGCTGACGGAAACCTGGCTGTACTACAAAGCCCAGATAACATTTGTGTTACTGAGAACTTCGTTTACTTTCAGGAAGATCCCAACTCTTTTTCACGCAACCATGCAGCCTATATCTACCAGTCTGATTTAGACGGAAACAATTCGCGGGTTGTACTTGAACTGGTAATCCGTCAGGATCTTTCACCAGATGCTAGTGTAGGCTACAGCGGGGAATTTGGTGCGCTAACAGACGTCTCAGACAAAGTGGGCGTTCCCGGGACTTTTATGCTCAACCTGCAGCCACATTACTGGGAAGATGAAACATTTAAAGGTAGGGACGGTCACATAAACAGTACTTATGAAGATAATCAAGGCGGCCAGATCGTTTTGTTGCAAGGTCTTCCCCGTTAA
- the bcp gene encoding thioredoxin-dependent thiol peroxidase: MSTLKEGDKVPDFEAKDQDGNTIKLSDYSGKKVVVFFYPKASTPGCTAEACNLRDNYKELQDAGYSILGVSADSQKRQTNFREKYEFPFPLLADEDKTVIETFGVWGPKKFMGKEYEGINRTTFLIDEKGIVERVIDKVKTKDHAVQILENA; encoded by the coding sequence ATGAGCACATTAAAAGAAGGCGATAAAGTACCAGATTTTGAAGCAAAAGATCAAGATGGAAATACAATAAAACTAAGCGATTACAGCGGAAAAAAAGTGGTGGTATTTTTTTACCCCAAAGCATCTACACCAGGCTGTACGGCAGAGGCATGCAACTTACGCGATAATTATAAAGAACTTCAGGACGCTGGGTATTCCATTCTGGGCGTAAGCGCAGATTCTCAAAAACGGCAGACCAATTTCAGGGAAAAGTATGAATTTCCTTTTCCGCTTTTGGCAGATGAAGACAAGACGGTAATAGAAACCTTTGGCGTTTGGGGCCCTAAAAAATTTATGGGTAAGGAATATGAAGGTATCAACCGCACAACTTTTTTAATAGATGAAAAGGGAATAGTGGAGCGTGTGATCGATAAAGTAAAAACAAAAGATCATGCCGTTCAAATTCTGGAAAATGCCTGA
- a CDS encoding endonuclease III domain-containing protein: MTKAEKVSFVIDTLNRIYPEIPIPLDHQDPYTLLIAVLMSAQSTDVRVNKITPLLFEKADNPYDMVKLTVEEIREIIKPVGLSPMKSKGIHGLSQILIDKHNGEVPQDLQSLEELPAVGHKTASVVISQAFGIPAFPVDTHIHRLLYRWGLTNGKNVVQTEKDAKRLFPEKIWNDLHLQIIWYGRQYCQARGWDLDKDIITATVGRKSILKKYYQK, encoded by the coding sequence ATGACCAAGGCCGAAAAGGTAAGCTTCGTTATAGATACGTTAAACCGTATTTACCCAGAAATCCCCATTCCGTTAGATCATCAAGATCCCTATACTTTACTAATTGCCGTTCTTATGAGTGCGCAAAGTACAGATGTACGCGTGAATAAAATCACACCGCTACTCTTTGAAAAGGCAGATAATCCTTATGATATGGTTAAACTCACGGTAGAAGAAATCAGGGAAATTATAAAGCCCGTGGGTCTTTCCCCTATGAAATCAAAAGGTATTCACGGACTCTCCCAGATCCTTATTGATAAACACAATGGCGAGGTACCACAAGATTTACAATCGCTTGAAGAACTTCCCGCGGTAGGCCATAAAACGGCAAGTGTGGTTATTTCACAAGCCTTCGGGATACCGGCATTTCCCGTGGATACGCATATCCACCGACTCCTGTACCGATGGGGATTGACCAATGGAAAGAATGTGGTTCAGACCGAAAAAGATGCAAAACGTCTTTTCCCGGAAAAAATCTGGAACGACCTGCACCTGCAAATTATCTGGTATGGTAGGCAATACTGCCAGGCGCGTGGCTGGGATCTCGATAAGGATATTATAACAGCGACGGTGGGCAGAAAAAGCATTTTGAAGAAATATTACCAGAAATAA
- a CDS encoding RNA polymerase sigma factor has protein sequence MKDMLTSDATLVSDYIKGNEAALSTLISRHQQRIYSFIYSKVYDKDITEDIFQDTFIKVIRTLKRGGYNEEGKFLPWVMRIAHNLVIDHFRKNKRMPKFDNSGDFNIFSVLSDNDLNAEKQIIKEQVETDVRRLIEELPDDQKDVLVMRIYKDMSFKEIALKTDVSINTALGRMRYALINLRKLIDKHNIILTN, from the coding sequence ATGAAAGATATGTTAACTTCTGACGCTACTTTAGTTAGCGATTATATTAAAGGCAATGAGGCTGCCCTTTCCACATTAATCTCCAGGCACCAGCAACGCATATACAGTTTTATCTATTCTAAGGTATATGATAAAGATATCACCGAAGATATTTTTCAGGATACCTTTATAAAAGTAATACGTACTTTAAAAAGGGGCGGTTATAATGAAGAAGGAAAGTTCCTGCCCTGGGTAATGCGTATTGCCCACAATTTAGTCATTGACCATTTCAGAAAAAATAAGAGAATGCCCAAGTTTGACAATTCGGGTGATTTTAATATTTTTTCCGTGCTCAGCGATAACGACCTCAATGCTGAAAAGCAAATTATCAAGGAGCAGGTAGAAACCGATGTGCGCCGTCTAATCGAAGAATTGCCAGATGATCAAAAGGATGTTCTGGTCATGCGTATTTATAAAGATATGAGCTTTAAGGAAATAGCGCTTAAAACAGATGTAAGCATCAATACCGCACTAGGCCGTATGCGCTACGCTTTAATCAATCTGCGTAAACTAATTGACAAACACAATATAATTTTAACAAATTAA
- the uvrA gene encoding excinuclease ABC subunit UvrA: MHIDVSSAKPKENIIIKGAKLHNLKNINAIIPRNKLVVITGLSGSGKSSLAFDTLYAEGQRRYVESLSSYARQFLGRLDKPKVDWIKGIAPAIAIEQKVNSTNPRSTVGTSTEIYDYLKLLYARIGKTFSPISGDQVKKDTVTDVIDFVKGKEDRTKLLLLAPIILEKGRKIADKLNILQQQGYARIKVNDEVVRIEEAEKVKAKDKIYLVVDRIITKDDEDFYNRLADAVQTAFFEGKGEAIIEELETGKQRVFSNSFELDGMQFLEPNIHLFSFNNPYGACPTCEGYGDVIGIDEELVIPNTALSVYERAVFPWRGDSMSYYNDQLVNNAYKFDFPVHKPFFELTEDQKNLVWEGNQYFEGLNEFFKHLESKAYKIQNRVMLSRYRGKTKCRTCNGKRLRKEAEYVKVGNTPITDLVNLPLKKVAVFFKELQLDDHDAQIAKRLLTEINSRLEFLNKVGLSYLTLNRKSNTLSGGESQRINLATSLGSSLVGSMYILDEPSIGLHPKDTERLIGVLKDLRDLGNTVIVVEHDEDIMKAADEIIDIGPEAGTLGGDVVAVGNYDGILKSDSLTAKYLNGDMEIEIPKKRRTSKKGVDIKGARENNLKNIDVHIPLNVFVAITGVSGSGKSTLVKRILYPAMLKEIGGHGEKAGQFSSISGSFDHIKNIEFVDQNPIGRSSRSNPVTYIKAYDDIRTLYSKQKLSKIRNFKTKHFSFNVDGGRCETCKGEGEVTIEMQFMADVHLECETCHGKRFKKEVLEVQFEGKNIDDILNLTIDDAVAFFEENKEDKIVRKLKPLQDVGLGYVTLGQSSSTLSGGEAQRIKLASFLVKGTTSDKTFFIFDEPTTGLHFHDIKKLLASFEALIKNGHSILVVEHNLDLIKCADYVIDLGLDGGEEGGHLIASGTPEEVAKNKKSYTAPYLKEKL; this comes from the coding sequence ATGCATATAGACGTTTCTTCGGCAAAGCCGAAAGAAAATATCATTATAAAAGGAGCAAAACTCCACAATCTTAAAAATATCAATGCGATCATACCGCGCAACAAGTTGGTGGTGATCACAGGTCTTTCTGGCTCGGGAAAGTCAAGTCTTGCTTTTGATACGCTGTATGCGGAGGGCCAGCGGCGGTACGTAGAAAGCCTTTCTTCTTATGCCAGGCAGTTTCTGGGCAGGCTGGATAAACCTAAAGTGGACTGGATCAAGGGGATTGCACCGGCAATCGCCATTGAGCAAAAGGTTAATTCCACAAATCCGCGTTCTACCGTAGGCACTTCTACTGAAATTTACGATTACCTGAAACTGCTTTATGCACGTATAGGTAAGACCTTCTCCCCTATTTCTGGAGATCAGGTCAAAAAAGATACGGTTACAGATGTGATTGATTTTGTAAAAGGAAAGGAAGACCGTACCAAATTACTGCTCCTGGCCCCAATAATCCTTGAAAAAGGCCGAAAAATAGCCGATAAACTCAATATTTTACAGCAACAGGGATATGCCAGGATCAAAGTAAACGATGAGGTTGTACGTATTGAGGAAGCCGAAAAGGTTAAGGCAAAGGATAAAATTTACCTTGTCGTAGACCGGATTATCACAAAAGACGACGAAGATTTTTACAACCGCCTGGCTGATGCCGTACAGACCGCTTTTTTTGAAGGAAAAGGGGAAGCGATCATTGAAGAACTTGAAACAGGAAAACAACGCGTTTTTAGCAACAGTTTTGAGTTGGACGGAATGCAATTTCTTGAGCCAAACATTCATTTATTCAGTTTTAACAATCCTTATGGCGCCTGTCCCACCTGCGAGGGTTACGGTGATGTAATAGGGATAGATGAGGAACTGGTGATTCCCAATACCGCACTTTCCGTTTATGAACGCGCCGTTTTTCCCTGGCGTGGTGATAGCATGAGTTATTATAATGACCAACTTGTAAACAACGCATACAAGTTTGATTTCCCCGTTCACAAGCCATTCTTTGAACTGACCGAAGATCAAAAAAATCTGGTCTGGGAGGGCAATCAATACTTTGAAGGATTGAATGAATTCTTTAAACATCTGGAATCCAAAGCTTACAAAATCCAGAATCGCGTCATGCTTTCCCGCTATCGTGGAAAAACAAAATGCCGCACCTGTAACGGTAAACGCCTAAGAAAAGAAGCCGAATATGTAAAAGTGGGCAATACGCCCATTACTGATCTGGTCAACCTTCCACTTAAGAAAGTCGCAGTTTTCTTTAAGGAACTTCAACTTGATGACCACGATGCACAGATCGCAAAACGTTTGCTTACCGAAATCAATAGTCGGTTGGAATTCCTGAATAAAGTAGGCCTGAGCTATCTTACATTAAATAGGAAATCAAACACGCTTTCTGGTGGGGAATCACAGCGAATCAACCTGGCGACATCACTAGGGAGCAGCCTGGTAGGCTCCATGTATATCCTGGATGAGCCCAGTATAGGCTTGCATCCCAAGGACACTGAGCGCCTGATAGGCGTATTAAAAGACCTTCGTGACCTTGGCAATACGGTAATTGTCGTGGAACATGATGAAGATATCATGAAAGCGGCAGATGAAATTATTGACATAGGCCCTGAAGCGGGCACCCTGGGTGGCGATGTGGTAGCCGTAGGAAATTATGATGGTATTTTAAAAAGCGACTCCCTTACCGCAAAATACCTAAATGGGGATATGGAAATTGAAATTCCGAAAAAACGCCGGACTTCAAAAAAAGGGGTTGATATCAAAGGCGCCCGGGAGAACAATCTCAAAAATATTGACGTTCACATTCCACTGAATGTATTTGTGGCCATTACAGGTGTTTCCGGTAGCGGAAAAAGTACATTGGTAAAGAGAATTCTTTATCCCGCCATGCTCAAAGAAATAGGTGGGCACGGCGAAAAAGCGGGGCAATTCAGTAGTATTTCGGGAAGTTTTGACCATATTAAAAACATTGAGTTTGTAGATCAGAATCCCATAGGACGTTCTTCACGTTCCAATCCCGTGACCTATATTAAGGCCTACGATGACATCAGAACACTTTATTCAAAACAAAAACTGAGTAAAATACGCAACTTCAAGACAAAACATTTTTCCTTTAACGTAGATGGAGGCCGCTGTGAAACTTGCAAGGGCGAGGGCGAAGTAACCATTGAAATGCAATTTATGGCAGATGTTCACCTGGAATGTGAAACGTGTCACGGCAAGCGTTTTAAAAAGGAGGTCCTTGAGGTTCAGTTTGAAGGGAAAAATATAGATGACATCCTTAACCTTACCATTGATGACGCGGTGGCCTTTTTTGAAGAGAACAAAGAAGATAAGATCGTACGTAAACTCAAACCCTTACAGGATGTAGGTTTAGGCTATGTCACGCTGGGTCAGAGTTCATCTACGCTTTCTGGCGGGGAGGCACAGCGTATAAAATTAGCTTCGTTTCTTGTAAAGGGAACAACCAGCGATAAAACCTTTTTCATCTTTGATGAACCTACGACTGGCCTGCATTTTCATGACATTAAGAAATTGCTGGCGTCTTTTGAAGCCTTGATTAAAAACGGTCATTCCATTTTAGTTGTAGAACACAATCTTGATTTGATCAAATGTGCAGATTATGTCATAGACCTGGGACTTGACGGTGGTGAGGAGGGCGGTCACCTTATCGCTTCGGGAACGCCGGAAGAGGTTGCGAAAAATAAAAAATCGTACACCGCGCCCTACCTCAAAGAAAAATTATAA